Below is a window of Candidatus Rokuibacteriota bacterium DNA.
AGGAAGAAGCCGACCTGCTGGGCGAGCTCGCGCTTCCTGAGCGAGAGGGGACGACCGAGGACCGCCTCGATGGCGAAGAAGAGCAGATGCCCTCCGTCGAGAACCGGGACCGGCAGCAGGTTCAGCAGCGCCAGGTTCACGCTGATGACCGCGGTGAAGAAGGCGAGGCTCGTGATCCCCTGCCTGGCCTGCTCCCCCGCCGTCACCGCGATCTGGATCGGGCCGCCGATGGTGGATACCGGGAGCTGGCCGGTGACGAGCTTCCAGAGGCCGATGGCCGTGAGCCACGTCATCTCGGCGGTCCGCGCCAGCCCGTCGCCGACTGCCACGATCGGGTTGGAGCGGACGAAGGTCACCATGGGGAGCGGGCTGATCCCGATCCGCCCGACCTCGATCTCCTCTCCGCCAGGCCCTCGCTCCTTGGTGGGTTGCGGCGTCACCGCCAGCGTCAGCCTCTGGCCCGCCCGCTCGAGGGTGAGGTGCACCGGCCGGCCGGGCCGCTTGCGGATCTCCTCCGCCAGCTCGTCCCAGGACGCGATCGGCGCGCCGTCAAGCGCCACCACGCTGTCTCCCCCCTGGAGCCCGGCCTGGGCGGCGGGGTATCCCGCTAGCACCTCGCCGATCTTCGCCGGCGTGAAGGGCCGCGCGCCGAGGTCCCAACTCTCGCGCTCGTCGCCGAAGATGTCGCGCACCTTGGTCCTGACCGGGATGAGCGCGACCTTGCGCTCCTCGCCCCCACGGAGCACGACGATCTGGATCGTCTCCCCGCGAGCCGCGAGGACCACCCTGAAGAGGTCCTCCCAGTTGGTCACGGGCCGCCCTTCCGCCGCGACGACCCGATCACCGGTTCGAAGCCCGGCCTCTGCCGCCGGGCCGCCGGGCTGAATCCGGCCGAGCACGGGCGGCAGGACGGGCCGCCCTTGAACGACGAACACGCTCGCGAGGATCGCGGCTGCCAGGACAAAGTTCATCCCCGGCCCGGCGAAGACGATCAGGGCCCGGGCCCAGAGCGGCTTGAGGGAGAAGGACTTGGCCGGGTCCACCGTGGCCGAGCCGCCGCCCTCGAGGGGGTTCTCCTCCCCCATCATCTTCACGTACCCCCCCATCGGGATGACCGAGAGGCAGTACTCGGTCTCCTTGCTGCGCCAGCGGAGCAGCACCGGGCCGAAGCCGATGGAGAAGCGCTCGACCCCGACCCCGGCCCATCGAGCCATCACGAAGTGCCCCAGCTCGTGGATCAGGATCAGAAGCCC
It encodes the following:
- the rseP gene encoding RIP metalloprotease RseP, translated to MTTLVSFVVVVGLLILIHELGHFVMARWAGVGVERFSIGFGPVLLRWRSKETEYCLSVIPMGGYVKMMGEENPLEGGGSATVDPAKSFSLKPLWARALIVFAGPGMNFVLAAAILASVFVVQGRPVLPPVLGRIQPGGPAAEAGLRTGDRVVAAEGRPVTNWEDLFRVVLAARGETIQIVVLRGGEERKVALIPVRTKVRDIFGDERESWDLGARPFTPAKIGEVLAGYPAAQAGLQGGDSVVALDGAPIASWDELAEEIRKRPGRPVHLTLERAGQRLTLAVTPQPTKERGPGGEEIEVGRIGISPLPMVTFVRSNPIVAVGDGLARTAEMTWLTAIGLWKLVTGQLPVSTIGGPIQIAVTAGEQARQGITSLAFFTAVISVNLALLNLLPVPVLDGGHLLFFAIEAVLGRPLSLRKRELAQQVGFFLLLLLMVFAVYNDLVKNADHFFRFLR